A genome region from Deltaproteobacteria bacterium includes the following:
- a CDS encoding oxidoreductase has translation MRKERWGTEAIPPLGGKVAIVTGASSGIGLETARALAHRGARVVLACRNPEKARAAEREVKEAAPAPAAVLSLPLDLADLASVSAFADTFRDAHATLDLLVNNAGVMATPLQRTADGFEIQLGTNHLGHFALTGRLLDLLLAAPAARIVTVSSSMHRPGRIAFDDLQSERSYRPWRAYQQSKLANLLFTFELQRRLAGTRAIAVAAHPGYAATQLQVVGPRARNAALMTWAAGLGNRLFAQSAAMGALPSLYAAAAPGVRGGEFFGPGGLLEMRGHPRRVRPGRRARNEQVAARLWAASVELTGVGYEALS, from the coding sequence TTGAGGAAGGAGCGCTGGGGTACGGAGGCGATCCCGCCGCTCGGCGGCAAGGTCGCGATCGTGACGGGTGCCAGCAGCGGAATCGGCCTCGAGACGGCGCGTGCGCTTGCTCACCGCGGTGCGCGGGTGGTGCTCGCGTGCCGCAACCCGGAGAAGGCGCGCGCCGCCGAGCGCGAGGTCAAGGAGGCGGCACCCGCGCCCGCCGCGGTCCTCTCGCTCCCGCTGGACCTCGCCGACCTCGCCTCGGTTTCCGCCTTCGCCGATACGTTCCGCGACGCGCATGCGACCCTCGACCTCCTCGTCAACAACGCGGGCGTGATGGCGACCCCCCTGCAGCGCACCGCGGATGGCTTCGAGATCCAGCTCGGCACCAACCACCTGGGGCACTTCGCGCTGACGGGCCGCCTCCTCGACCTGCTGCTCGCGGCGCCCGCAGCGCGGATCGTCACCGTCAGCAGCTCGATGCACCGCCCGGGCCGGATCGCGTTCGACGACCTCCAGAGCGAGCGCTCCTACCGGCCATGGCGCGCCTACCAGCAGAGCAAGCTCGCCAACCTGCTCTTCACCTTCGAGCTCCAGCGCCGGCTCGCCGGCACGCGCGCGATCGCGGTCGCCGCACACCCCGGCTACGCGGCCACCCAGCTCCAGGTGGTGGGCCCGAGAGCCCGCAACGCGGCGCTCATGACCTGGGCCGCGGGGCTCGGCAACCGCCTGTTCGCGCAGAGCGCGGCGATGGGCGCCCTCCCCTCGCTCTACGCGGCGGCGGCGCCCGGCGTCCGCGGCGGCGAGTTCTTCGGCCCCGGTGGCTTGCTCGAGATGCGCGGGCATCCGCGCCGGGTCCGCCCCGGCAGGCGGGCACGCAACGAACAGGTGGCGGCGCGCCTCTGGGCGGCGTCGGTGGAGCTCACCGGCGTGGGCTACGAGGCGCTGTCGTGA
- a CDS encoding sigma-70 family RNA polymerase sigma factor: MDLDDRDWTEGESSYARPDERRPRHGEEGAAAERPAGSGSEADALVSYIRSISATPILSREQEFELAATLETCRNEFLASALALPATARAIVRRWRARKAHGHVTAALSAHHLDGSRRDHSAQVDRSLRAVERLLERRHALAPGGGRSRSPVAQTERLDRQIAAAVRRAELAFEVIVQAWREAELERASEARRGAGATLRQGRIRTADAALAAYGDTKQEFVQHNLKLVVKFAKQYRGMGVAFLDLIQEGNLGLIRAVEKFDHHRGHKFSTYAAWWIHQAMIRAVQKHSRTVRAPSHVYDLQLKYKRVEARLRTRLACEPGRAEIAEELGLAPLDADRLVSTMTPIVSAHSPLTGTDSLTVDDALADENQGDPADDLDRFQIEKTMRAVLDDLEPRERTVIECRFGLGGESPQTLQVIGQRLGLSRERVRQIEARALERLRRGGKADHLASTLDSYAEVA, translated from the coding sequence ATGGATCTCGACGACCGGGACTGGACGGAGGGCGAGTCGTCCTACGCGCGGCCCGATGAGCGCCGCCCGCGACACGGAGAGGAGGGCGCCGCGGCCGAGCGGCCGGCGGGCTCCGGCAGCGAGGCCGACGCCCTGGTGTCGTACATCCGCTCGATCTCCGCGACACCGATCCTCTCGCGCGAGCAGGAGTTCGAGCTGGCCGCCACGCTCGAGACGTGCCGGAACGAGTTCCTCGCCAGCGCCCTCGCGCTGCCCGCCACCGCCCGCGCGATCGTGCGTCGCTGGCGCGCGCGCAAAGCCCACGGGCACGTGACGGCCGCGCTCTCGGCGCACCACCTCGACGGCTCGCGGCGCGACCATTCGGCGCAGGTCGACCGGTCGCTGCGCGCGGTCGAGCGGCTGCTCGAGCGGCGCCACGCCCTTGCGCCCGGAGGCGGCCGTAGCCGCAGCCCCGTGGCGCAGACGGAGCGGCTCGATCGCCAGATCGCCGCTGCCGTCCGCCGGGCGGAGCTCGCCTTCGAGGTGATCGTCCAGGCCTGGCGCGAGGCCGAGCTCGAGCGCGCGTCCGAGGCTCGCCGCGGGGCCGGCGCAACGCTCCGGCAGGGCCGGATCCGCACCGCCGATGCGGCGCTCGCCGCCTATGGCGACACCAAACAGGAGTTCGTGCAGCACAACCTGAAGCTCGTGGTCAAGTTCGCCAAGCAGTATCGCGGCATGGGCGTCGCATTCCTCGATCTGATCCAGGAGGGAAATCTCGGCCTGATCCGAGCAGTCGAGAAGTTCGACCATCATCGCGGTCACAAGTTCTCGACCTACGCCGCCTGGTGGATCCACCAGGCGATGATCCGCGCCGTGCAGAAGCACTCGCGCACGGTGCGCGCGCCCTCTCATGTCTACGATCTCCAGCTCAAGTACAAGCGCGTGGAGGCAAGGCTCCGCACGCGCCTCGCGTGCGAGCCGGGCCGGGCGGAGATCGCCGAGGAGCTCGGGCTTGCGCCGCTCGACGCCGACCGCCTGGTGTCCACGATGACGCCGATCGTCTCTGCGCACTCCCCGCTCACCGGCACGGACTCGCTCACCGTCGACGACGCGCTCGCCGACGAGAACCAGGGCGACCCCGCCGACGACCTCGACCGCTTCCAGATCGAGAAGACGATGCGCGCCGTGCTCGACGACCTGGAGCCCCGCGAGCGCACCGTGATCGAGTGCCGCTTCGGACTCGGCGGCGAGTCGCCCCAGACGCTCCAGGTGATCGGGCAGCGGCTCGGCCTCTCGCGCGAGCGGGTGCGCCAGATCGAGGCGCGCGCGCTCGAGCGGCTGCGCCGCGGCGGGAAGGCCGACCACCTGGCGAGCACCCTCGATTCGTACGCAGAGGTGGCCTGA
- a CDS encoding ferritin-like domain-containing protein, whose product MAEASSVNQLQQRDRELETILASFDTSYVWNYGTVKEGLRDLYEKAKRDQWNGTTQLAWSTEVDPESEIIPQTINPIASYGPFQKLDAKERARLRHAQIALQLSQFLHGEQGALIVASQLVGGVPWIDAKYYAGTQTMDEARHVEVFSRYLRDKLEWEWPINESLKELLDATIKDSRWDFKYLGMQIIIEGLAMAAFGNLYQLAQEPLLKELLKYVMKDESRHVAFGVLSLRDYYRDVPPVEMRDREDFIIYACELMRNRLVGDQLADAMGWNRKEVQEVVLASVPAQMFRKVLFMRIVPNLKKLGLLTPKVREAFARLDILQFEDYDAEAADRQLGFL is encoded by the coding sequence ATGGCCGAAGCCAGCTCCGTCAACCAGCTCCAGCAGCGCGACCGCGAGCTCGAGACCATCCTTGCGTCCTTCGACACGAGCTACGTCTGGAACTACGGGACCGTGAAGGAAGGGCTGCGCGACCTCTACGAGAAGGCGAAGCGCGACCAGTGGAACGGGACCACGCAGCTCGCCTGGAGCACCGAGGTCGATCCCGAGAGCGAGATCATCCCCCAGACGATCAACCCGATCGCGTCCTACGGCCCCTTCCAGAAGCTCGACGCGAAGGAGCGCGCGCGGCTGCGCCACGCGCAGATCGCCCTCCAGCTCTCCCAGTTCCTGCACGGCGAGCAAGGGGCCCTGATCGTCGCGTCCCAGCTCGTCGGCGGCGTACCCTGGATCGACGCCAAGTACTACGCGGGCACCCAGACGATGGACGAGGCCCGCCACGTGGAGGTGTTCAGCCGCTATCTGCGCGACAAGCTCGAGTGGGAGTGGCCGATCAACGAGAGCCTGAAGGAGCTCCTCGACGCGACGATCAAGGACTCGCGCTGGGACTTCAAGTACCTGGGAATGCAGATCATCATCGAGGGCCTGGCCATGGCGGCCTTCGGCAACCTCTACCAGCTCGCCCAGGAGCCGCTCCTCAAGGAGCTGCTCAAGTACGTGATGAAGGACGAATCCCGGCACGTCGCATTCGGTGTCCTCTCGCTGCGCGACTACTACCGGGACGTTCCCCCGGTGGAGATGCGCGACCGGGAGGACTTCATCATCTACGCCTGCGAGCTGATGCGGAACCGCCTCGTCGGCGACCAGCTCGCCGACGCCATGGGGTGGAACCGCAAGGAGGTGCAGGAGGTGGTGCTGGCCTCCGTGCCGGCCCAGATGTTCCGCAAGGTCCTGTTCATGCGGATCGTTCCCAACCTGAAGAAGCTGGGCCTCCTGACCCCGAAAGTACGCGAGGCCTTTGCCCGTTTGGACATTTTGCAATTCGAGGACTACGACGCCGAGGCCGCCGACCGCCAGCTCGGGTTCCTCTGA
- a CDS encoding penicillin acylase family protein, with translation MSAWSPGPPLPRKRRTAIARRLAAALAGRREARSRPALVAANLPALVGRLEIVRDARGLAHVYAESERDLYAALGFLQAADRFTQIDLLRHLGAGRLCELIGNLRAPARTHELLAGRRVADLDGFLRPLDFEAASHRDLDKTPPRARACVEAFAEGVNAALRAMDGVYPAEYLGLGRVRPWHPADCLVAARASGFTVTLINLENELTFDAVRIEVGDALARRLVPEAPWEHAPRLERRGEGTLPAPPMHLPSGGSNNWAVSGARSASGAPVLAGDPHVPLLPLPTYWYPVHLECSEYRVQGGCFPGYPAFGFGHNGFLAWSCTTAFRDAWDLVRLHRLPDDPTRYRTPEGTGEITAHRERHRARFGRHVELRWESCAHGVVYPGWTHDDGADLAVRYVPSDTGRYLAGYLALAASRTPADQHAALAEIHEGPFDFNHVWAHRDGAFGWQVFGKLPRRRRDGLFARDAHDPDAQWEGFVPFEEMPRAGDPAAGYVATANACTDPAQCGPLATHAHFEPRYRQDQIEARLAATPAHRAEDSMALQADVLAAYAPELRDALLALLTPAPDTREASACALLGAWDGSFDAGSAAAPLFTFTRRALADACYLAVLGPKVGPRFAAGRRAAPRLARLLLDAGDPLRADIERAAGRPLTALAAEALRAGIERVERHCGADPARWRWGDIQRARLGTLLAELPLLGPRLLALDAPFPGDDYTVSPSRSLDEGRRLRAFVAASSRFVCDLARPDEAWFAHSSGPSGDPGSAWHANLSGPWSRFEYFRSALGPPEGVADPVERLVVPAPRRG, from the coding sequence GTGTCGGCCTGGAGCCCCGGTCCGCCGCTGCCGCGCAAGCGCCGCACCGCCATCGCCCGGCGGCTCGCGGCCGCACTCGCCGGCCGCCGCGAGGCGCGCTCGCGCCCGGCGCTGGTCGCCGCGAACCTGCCGGCCCTCGTGGGGCGCCTCGAGATCGTCCGCGACGCCCGCGGGCTGGCCCACGTCTACGCCGAGTCCGAGCGCGATCTCTACGCCGCGCTCGGCTTCCTCCAGGCCGCCGACCGCTTCACCCAGATCGACCTGCTTCGCCACCTCGGCGCCGGCCGGCTCTGCGAGCTGATCGGGAACCTGCGCGCCCCCGCGCGTACCCACGAGCTGCTCGCGGGCCGCCGCGTCGCCGACCTCGACGGCTTCCTGCGTCCCCTCGACTTCGAGGCCGCGAGCCATCGCGACCTCGACAAGACCCCGCCGCGCGCGCGCGCCTGTGTCGAGGCCTTCGCCGAGGGCGTGAACGCTGCGCTGCGGGCGATGGACGGCGTGTATCCCGCCGAGTACCTGGGGCTCGGCCGCGTGCGGCCCTGGCACCCCGCGGACTGTCTCGTCGCGGCGCGCGCCAGCGGCTTCACGGTGACCCTCATCAACCTCGAGAACGAGCTCACCTTCGACGCGGTGCGCATCGAGGTCGGCGACGCGCTCGCGCGACGCCTGGTTCCCGAAGCGCCCTGGGAGCACGCGCCGCGCCTCGAGCGGCGTGGCGAAGGCACGCTCCCCGCACCCCCGATGCACCTGCCCTCGGGCGGCAGCAACAACTGGGCGGTGTCGGGAGCGCGCAGTGCCTCGGGAGCGCCGGTGCTGGCCGGCGACCCGCACGTGCCGCTCCTCCCGCTGCCGACCTACTGGTATCCCGTGCACCTCGAGTGCAGCGAGTATCGGGTCCAGGGCGGCTGCTTCCCGGGCTATCCCGCGTTCGGCTTCGGCCACAACGGCTTCCTCGCCTGGAGCTGTACGACCGCCTTCCGCGACGCCTGGGACCTGGTCCGCCTGCACCGGCTGCCGGACGACCCGACGCGCTATCGAACGCCCGAGGGCACGGGCGAGATCACCGCGCATCGCGAGCGCCATCGGGCCCGCTTCGGGCGCCACGTCGAGCTGCGCTGGGAGTCGTGCGCCCACGGCGTCGTGTACCCGGGCTGGACCCACGACGACGGCGCCGACCTCGCGGTCCGCTACGTCCCGAGCGACACCGGGCGCTATCTGGCCGGCTATCTCGCGCTCGCCGCCTCCCGCACGCCCGCCGACCAGCACGCCGCCCTCGCCGAGATCCACGAAGGGCCCTTCGACTTCAACCACGTCTGGGCGCACCGCGACGGAGCCTTCGGCTGGCAGGTCTTCGGCAAGCTGCCGCGACGGCGCCGCGACGGGCTCTTCGCGCGCGACGCGCACGACCCCGACGCGCAGTGGGAGGGCTTCGTCCCCTTCGAGGAGATGCCGCGTGCCGGCGATCCGGCCGCCGGCTACGTCGCCACCGCGAACGCCTGCACCGATCCGGCCCAGTGCGGCCCGCTGGCGACGCACGCCCACTTCGAGCCGCGCTACCGCCAGGACCAGATCGAGGCGCGCCTCGCCGCCACGCCCGCGCACCGCGCCGAGGATTCGATGGCGCTCCAGGCCGACGTCCTCGCCGCCTACGCGCCGGAGCTGCGCGACGCGCTGCTCGCGCTCCTCACGCCCGCACCCGACACGCGCGAGGCAAGCGCCTGCGCGCTGCTCGGCGCGTGGGACGGGAGCTTCGACGCCGGGTCCGCCGCCGCGCCCCTCTTCACCTTCACGCGTCGCGCGCTCGCCGACGCCTGCTACCTGGCCGTGCTCGGCCCCAAGGTGGGGCCGCGTTTCGCGGCCGGCCGGCGCGCGGCGCCGCGCCTCGCGCGGCTCCTGCTCGATGCCGGCGACCCCCTGCGCGCCGACATCGAGCGCGCCGCCGGCCGCCCGCTCACCGCGCTCGCGGCGGAGGCCCTGCGCGCGGGCATCGAGCGGGTCGAGCGCCACTGCGGCGCCGACCCCGCCCGCTGGCGCTGGGGCGACATCCAGCGCGCGCGGCTCGGCACCCTGCTGGCGGAGCTCCCGCTCCTCGGTCCGCGCCTGCTCGCCCTCGACGCGCCCTTTCCGGGCGACGACTACACGGTGAGTCCCTCCCGCTCGCTCGACGAGGGACGCCGGCTGCGCGCCTTCGTCGCCGCCTCGAGCCGCTTCGTCTGCGACCTCGCCCGTCCCGACGAGGCGTGGTTCGCGCACTCCTCGGGTCCGAGCGGAGATCCGGGCTCGGCCTGGCACGCGAACCTGAGCGGGCCGTGGTCGCGTTTCGAGTACTTCCGCTCCGCACTCGGGCCGCCCGAAGGGGTCGCGGACCCGGTCGAGCGGCTCGTCGTGCCGGCCCCGCGGCGTGGCTGA
- a CDS encoding FAD-binding protein: MADSWTNWSGAVTCAPHAVVEAHDEAEIAAIVHVAGREGRTVRPLGAGHSSSPLCATDGVLLSLARWQGIEAVDPAAGTARVRTGTDLHELGHALHEHGLALHNLGDIDRQTLGGALATATHGTGRALGNLASAVTGLRFVRADGEIAELDALRSADRNLLRAARVSLGVLGVMTAATLRVVPAHRLHERVWQSPLDEVLARLDEWVAAARHFEVLYYPRHDIAECRSIHPTEAPPASVSDREGERIGWSHEILPSLREQRFHEMEYSLAEALGPACFRETAARLRAGDPGAAWPLGYRTVAADDAFLSMAHGRETVSISVHQDARLAPEPLFAALEPIAVEAGGRPHWGKWHRLDAEGLSRVYPGWGRFRAIRRGLDPRGVFLSPALRTLLGEP, encoded by the coding sequence GTGGCTGACTCCTGGACGAACTGGTCGGGCGCCGTCACCTGCGCACCGCACGCGGTGGTCGAGGCCCATGACGAGGCCGAGATCGCAGCGATCGTCCACGTCGCGGGCCGCGAGGGGCGCACCGTGCGGCCGCTCGGCGCCGGGCACTCCTCCTCGCCGCTTTGCGCGACCGACGGCGTGCTGCTCTCGCTGGCACGCTGGCAGGGCATCGAGGCCGTGGATCCCGCGGCGGGCACCGCGCGGGTCCGCACGGGCACCGATCTCCACGAGCTCGGCCACGCGCTCCACGAGCACGGCCTCGCCCTCCACAACCTGGGCGACATCGATCGCCAGACGCTCGGGGGCGCGCTTGCGACGGCCACCCACGGCACGGGCCGTGCGCTCGGGAACCTGGCCTCCGCGGTGACGGGGCTGCGCTTCGTGCGGGCGGACGGCGAGATCGCAGAGCTCGATGCGCTGCGCTCGGCCGACCGGAACCTGCTGCGGGCCGCGCGCGTGTCGCTCGGGGTGCTCGGCGTGATGACGGCCGCCACGCTGCGCGTGGTACCCGCCCATCGCCTGCACGAGCGGGTCTGGCAGTCCCCGCTCGACGAGGTCCTGGCGCGCCTGGACGAGTGGGTCGCCGCCGCCCGCCACTTCGAGGTGCTCTACTACCCGAGGCACGACATCGCCGAGTGTCGGTCGATCCATCCGACCGAGGCGCCGCCCGCGTCGGTTTCCGACCGCGAGGGCGAGCGGATCGGCTGGAGTCACGAGATCCTGCCCTCGCTGCGCGAGCAGAGGTTCCACGAGATGGAGTACTCGCTCGCGGAGGCGCTCGGCCCGGCCTGCTTCCGCGAGACGGCGGCACGGCTGCGCGCCGGCGACCCGGGAGCCGCCTGGCCGCTCGGGTACCGGACGGTCGCCGCCGACGATGCGTTCCTCAGCATGGCGCACGGGCGCGAGACCGTGTCGATCTCGGTACACCAGGACGCGCGCCTGGCGCCCGAACCTCTCTTCGCGGCGCTCGAGCCGATCGCGGTCGAGGCCGGCGGGCGGCCGCACTGGGGAAAGTGGCATCGCCTCGATGCCGAGGGGCTGTCGCGGGTGTACCCCGGCTGGGGGCGCTTCCGTGCGATCCGTCGCGGCCTCGACCCACGCGGAGTGTTCCTGAGCCCGGCCCTGCGAACGCTGCTCGGCGAGCCCTAG
- a CDS encoding AarF/UbiB family protein, with product MSGATRWIEAIDGALGWVEETAWELRGLAERASTGWREVRRDWEALAEDGRELAREAARWPGGSARLAATSWVVGQVALSYRLHAIRAAFLSEASARERLDALHAHNARRFQEASARHGAGLLKIGQMLSARPDLLPEAWIAELSRLQDAAPPLSFETVRAVVEDDLGAALEALFTRFDPEPVGAASIAQVHRAVLPDGTAAAVKVRRPHVESLLDLDLGLLEGFVAGVRSLLPEADWAAITTEVRAAVSAELDFAREALVMDRLADHFASHPRIRVPRSRPERCGERVLTASFCEGRRIAGVLDEWRVARDAGDAEAGARLDETLGLLLEAYLRMVLEAGVFQADPHPGNLLVAPDGALVVLDFGCSRELTPSRRRRYLALLGAVLAGRREAAAAELGALGFATRSGAPDSLLVFADALLGAFRRLAAGDEAWLSREALEAELLGVLEAVRQDPVTTLPDDFVMLARVFGTLGGLFQHHRPRLDWARHVAPVLAAAGRDT from the coding sequence ATGAGCGGAGCGACACGCTGGATCGAGGCGATCGACGGAGCGCTCGGCTGGGTGGAGGAGACGGCGTGGGAGCTGCGCGGGCTCGCCGAGCGCGCCTCGACGGGCTGGCGCGAGGTGCGGCGCGACTGGGAGGCGCTCGCCGAGGACGGCCGCGAGCTCGCGCGCGAGGCCGCGCGCTGGCCCGGTGGGTCGGCACGGCTCGCAGCGACGAGCTGGGTGGTGGGGCAGGTGGCCTTGAGCTACCGGCTGCACGCGATCCGGGCGGCCTTCCTGTCGGAGGCGTCGGCGCGCGAGCGCCTCGATGCGCTCCACGCCCACAACGCCCGGCGCTTCCAGGAGGCGAGTGCGCGCCACGGCGCCGGCCTCCTGAAGATCGGGCAGATGCTCTCCGCGCGGCCGGACCTGCTCCCGGAGGCCTGGATCGCCGAGCTCTCGCGGCTCCAGGACGCGGCGCCACCGCTCTCCTTCGAGACGGTGCGCGCCGTCGTCGAGGACGACCTCGGGGCCGCGCTCGAGGCGCTCTTCACGCGCTTCGATCCCGAGCCGGTCGGGGCGGCTTCGATCGCCCAGGTCCACCGCGCGGTCCTGCCCGACGGCACGGCCGCGGCGGTGAAGGTGCGCCGGCCGCACGTCGAGTCGCTCCTCGATCTCGACCTCGGTCTCCTCGAGGGCTTCGTGGCCGGTGTGCGCTCGCTCCTGCCCGAGGCGGACTGGGCGGCCATCACGACCGAGGTGCGCGCGGCCGTCTCCGCCGAGCTCGACTTCGCGCGCGAAGCGCTCGTGATGGACCGGCTCGCCGACCACTTCGCGAGCCACCCGCGGATCCGCGTTCCGCGCAGCCGGCCCGAGCGCTGCGGCGAGCGCGTGCTCACGGCGAGCTTCTGCGAGGGCCGCCGGATCGCCGGCGTCCTCGACGAGTGGCGCGTCGCGCGCGACGCCGGTGACGCCGAAGCCGGCGCACGCCTCGACGAGACGCTCGGGCTCCTGCTCGAGGCCTACCTGCGCATGGTGCTCGAGGCGGGCGTCTTCCAGGCCGACCCGCACCCCGGCAACCTGCTGGTGGCGCCCGACGGGGCCCTCGTCGTCCTCGACTTCGGCTGCTCGCGCGAGCTCACGCCCTCGCGGCGACGGCGCTACCTGGCGCTCCTCGGGGCCGTCCTCGCGGGCCGCCGCGAGGCCGCCGCCGCGGAGCTCGGCGCGCTCGGTTTCGCGACCCGCAGCGGCGCGCCCGACTCCCTGCTGGTCTTCGCCGACGCCCTGCTCGGCGCCTTCCGCAGGCTCGCCGCCGGCGACGAGGCCTGGCTCTCGCGCGAGGCGCTCGAGGCGGAGCTGCTGGGTGTTCTCGAAGCGGTTCGCCAGGATCCGGTGACGACCCTGCCCGACGACTTCGTGATGCTGGCGCGCGTCTTCGGGACGCTCGGCGGGCTCTTCCAGCACCACCGCCCGCGTCTCGACTGGGCGCGCCACGTGGCGCCGGTGCTCGCAGCGGCCGGACGTGATACCTAG
- a CDS encoding citrate synthase (catalyzes the formation of citrate from acetyl-CoA and oxaloacetate) — translation MSEVQVYEGALDRGLEGVVACSTGISTIAGTTLLYRGYTIEDLAAHATFEEVVYLLWFGNLPTSEELARFQREMDEAMALPPESFGWFHGLPTEVHPMDFLHAVVAGLSLHDPDANVLSYEANHRKAVRLTARLATIVAAYDRVRSGQWPLQPLPGRSLAWNFLYMLHGKEPSARRVRQFETCLVLHADHELNASAFSARVTSSTLSGMYSSIMSAIGTLKGELHGGANEQVMRMLLEVGTPKRLEAYLDEAMAAKRKVMGFGHRVYKEGDPRAAILKQMSAELTAETGRPELYEMSAAMEEYMHDRKGLIPNVDFYSATVYFSMGIPIDLFTPVFAASRVSGWCAHVLEQYQNNRIYRPRGKYVGPTDRRYRPIEER, via the coding sequence ATGAGCGAGGTCCAGGTCTACGAGGGCGCCCTCGACCGCGGGCTCGAGGGCGTGGTGGCGTGCAGCACCGGGATCAGCACGATCGCGGGCACGACGCTCCTCTATCGCGGCTACACGATCGAGGATCTGGCCGCACACGCGACCTTCGAGGAGGTCGTCTACCTGCTCTGGTTCGGCAACCTGCCGACCAGTGAGGAGCTGGCGCGCTTCCAGCGCGAGATGGACGAGGCGATGGCGCTGCCGCCGGAGTCCTTCGGCTGGTTCCACGGCCTGCCGACGGAGGTCCATCCGATGGACTTCCTGCACGCCGTCGTGGCCGGGCTGTCGCTCCACGACCCCGACGCGAACGTGCTGAGCTACGAGGCGAACCACCGCAAGGCCGTGCGGCTGACGGCGCGGCTCGCGACGATCGTCGCCGCCTACGACCGGGTGCGGAGCGGCCAGTGGCCGCTCCAGCCGCTGCCCGGGCGTTCGCTGGCCTGGAACTTCCTGTACATGCTGCACGGCAAGGAGCCGAGCGCACGCCGCGTGCGCCAGTTCGAGACCTGCCTCGTGCTCCACGCCGACCACGAGCTGAACGCCTCGGCGTTCTCGGCGCGGGTCACCTCGAGCACGCTCTCGGGCATGTACTCGAGCATCATGTCGGCGATCGGCACGCTGAAGGGCGAGCTCCACGGCGGCGCCAACGAGCAGGTGATGCGGATGCTGCTCGAGGTCGGCACCCCGAAGCGGCTCGAGGCCTACCTCGACGAGGCGATGGCGGCCAAGCGCAAGGTGATGGGCTTCGGCCACCGGGTCTACAAGGAGGGTGACCCGCGCGCCGCGATCCTGAAGCAGATGAGCGCCGAGCTGACGGCCGAGACCGGCCGCCCCGAGCTCTACGAGATGAGCGCGGCGATGGAAGAGTACATGCACGATCGCAAGGGGCTGATCCCGAACGTCGACTTCTACTCGGCCACCGTCTACTTCAGCATGGGGATCCCGATCGACCTGTTCACGCCGGTGTTCGCGGCGAGCCGCGTCTCGGGCTGGTGCGCCCACGTGCTCGAGCAGTACCAGAACAACCGGATCTACCGCCCGCGCGGGAAGTACGTCGGCCCGACCGACCGGCGCTACCGGCCGATCGAGGAGCGCTGA
- a CDS encoding enoyl-CoA hydratase translates to MATPSAAPPVLLVEREDGVALLTLNRPHAMNALSRALREALARAFHEIAEDAAIGAVIVTGAGRAFCAGLDLKEMGGETPGAESSRPAVQPPAPSGPAAMIGEGDMIAAVRACPVPVIGAVNGFAITGGFELALACDFLVASSEARFADTHARVGIVPGWGISQLLPRWIGPGRARELAFTGNFLGAEQACAWGLVNRVVAPAELLPTCRGLARDILSCDARTVRAIKRLHREGGATTLGEALRLEARASIEHARSVAPADVAARRRSVQERGRTQSR, encoded by the coding sequence GTGGCCACCCCGTCCGCCGCTCCGCCCGTCCTCCTCGTCGAGCGCGAGGACGGCGTCGCCCTGCTCACGCTGAACCGACCCCACGCGATGAACGCGCTCTCGAGAGCGCTGCGCGAGGCCCTGGCGCGCGCCTTCCACGAGATCGCCGAGGATGCCGCGATCGGCGCCGTGATCGTGACGGGCGCCGGGCGCGCCTTCTGCGCCGGCCTCGACCTGAAGGAGATGGGCGGCGAGACCCCGGGTGCCGAGTCCTCCCGCCCAGCCGTCCAGCCCCCCGCCCCCTCGGGTCCGGCGGCGATGATCGGCGAGGGCGACATGATCGCCGCCGTGCGCGCCTGCCCGGTGCCGGTGATCGGCGCCGTCAACGGCTTCGCGATCACCGGCGGCTTCGAGCTGGCGCTCGCCTGCGACTTCCTCGTCGCGTCGAGCGAGGCGCGCTTCGCGGACACCCACGCGCGGGTGGGGATCGTGCCGGGCTGGGGGATCTCGCAGCTCCTGCCGCGCTGGATCGGCCCCGGCCGCGCCCGGGAGCTCGCCTTCACCGGCAACTTCCTGGGCGCCGAGCAGGCCTGCGCATGGGGCCTCGTGAACCGCGTCGTCGCGCCCGCGGAGCTCCTGCCGACCTGCCGCGGTCTCGCCCGCGACATCCTCTCCTGCGATGCGCGCACCGTGCGCGCGATCAAGCGCCTGCACCGTGAGGGCGGAGCTACGACGCTCGGCGAGGCGCTGCGCCTCGAGGCCCGCGCCTCGATCGAGCACGCCCGTTCGGTCGCGCCCGCCGACGTCGCCGCGCGCCGCCGCAGCGTCCAGGAGCGCGGCCGCACGCAATCGCGCTGA